GCCGTACTGGCCGCAACCGGGCTCGCGTCGCTGCTCGCCGCCTCACCGGTGGCGTTCACGACGATCAAATGGGTCGGCGCGGGATACCTGGTTTACCTCGCGATCCGTCAGTTCCGCGTACGTGACACGGACGCCGAGCACACGAAGGCGACCACCTCGCGTTGGACGCTGTTTCGCGACGGCGTCCTGGTGGACCTGCTCAATCCGAAGACCGCCATCTTCTTCGTTGCGTTCCTACCGCAGTTCGTCGACCCGTCTCGCGGTGCGGCCTCGACCCAGATGATGACGCTCGGGCTCTGCTTCGTTCTGCTCGCCTGCATCTGCGACGGCGCATATGCACTCGTCTCGGGCGGCATCGGCGAACGCCTCGGTCGGTCTGCCCGGGCGAGCAACAGGGTCAACCGGGCGACGAGCGGAGTCTACGTACTCCTCGCTGTGGTTGCCGTTTCGTCCTGACGACAAAC
The sequence above is drawn from the Nocardioidaceae bacterium SCSIO 66511 genome and encodes:
- a CDS encoding LysE family translocator; its protein translation is MLPTTQTLLIFGVSTFALLVVPGPSVVYVTTRSLEQGRVAGLTAMLGLETGAFVHAVLAATGLASLLAASPVAFTTIKWVGAGYLVYLAIRQFRVRDTDAEHTKATTSRWTLFRDGVLVDLLNPKTAIFFVAFLPQFVDPSRGAASTQMMTLGLCFVLLACICDGAYALVSGGIGERLGRSARASNRVNRATSGVYVLLAVVAVSS